From a region of the Arachis ipaensis cultivar K30076 chromosome B09, Araip1.1, whole genome shotgun sequence genome:
- the LOC107619178 gene encoding caffeoylshikimate esterase, with amino-acid sequence MVHPVAEANERSPFGDLTAEEFYARHSVSHGSEFITNPRGLKLFTQWWLPLPPATVTGTLALVHGFTGESSWFLQLTAIYFAKAGFATCAIDHQGHGFSDGLIAHIPDINPVVDDCIAFFDEFRSRFDPSLPSFLYSESLGGAIALLITLRLRDSPENVSSGKPWNGLILNGAMCGISEKFKPPWPLEHFLSIAAAIIPTWRVVPTRGSIPDVSFKVEWKRKLALASPRRKVARPRASTAQELLRICRELQGRFEEVEVPFLVVHGGDDVVCDPACVEELYARAASKDKTLKVYPGMWHQLVGEPEESVELVFGDMLEWLRARSIRSAVDGGA; translated from the coding sequence ATGGTGCACCCAGTAGCGGAAGCTAACGAGCGCAGCCCCTTTGGTGACTTAACAGCGGAAGAGTTCTACGCCCGCCACTCAGTGAGTCACGGCTCCGAGTTCATCACAAACCCTAGGGGCCTCAAGCTCTTCACTCAGTGGTGGCTCCCGCTACCCCCGGCAACCGTCACCGGAACCCTCGCCCTCGTTCACGGATTTACCGGCGAATCCAGCTGGTTCCTCCAGCTCACCGCCATCTACTTCGCCAAGGCCGGATTCGCCACCTGCGCCATTGACCATCAGGGTCACGGCTTCTCCGACGGCCTCATCGCCCACATCCCTGACATCAACCCCGTCGTCGACGACTGCATCGCCTTCTTCGACGAATTCCGCTCTCGCTTCGATCCTTCTCTTCCTTCCTTCCTCTACTCCGAATCCCTCGGCGGCGCAATCGCGCTATTAATCACTCTCCGCCTCCGCGACTCACCGGAAAATGTCTCATCCGGGAAGCCGTGGAACGGTCTGATTCTTAACGGCGCCATGTGCGGGATCAGCGAGAAGTTCAAGCCACCGTGGCCATTGGAACATTTTCTTTCTATAGCTGCGGCGATAATCCCTACGTGGCGCGTGGTTCCAACGCGCGGATCGATCCCGGACGTTTCCTTCAAAGTGGAGTGGAAGCGGAAGCTGGCGCTGGCGAGCCCGCGGAGGAAGGTGGCGCGTCCCCGAGCTTCGACGGCGCAGGAGCTGCTGCGGATATGCAGGGAGCTTCAGGGAAGGTTCGAAGAGGTTGAGGTGCCGTTTCTGGTGGTTCACGGCGGGGACGACGTTGTTTGCGACCCGGCTTGCGTGGAAGAGCTTTACGCGCGTGCCGCGAGTAAGGATAAGACGCTGAAGGTGTATCCTGGAATGTGGCACCAGCTGGTTGGGGAGCCAGAGGAGAGCGTGGAGCTTGTGTTTGGCGATATGCTTGAGTGGCTTCGTGCACGCTCTATACGCTCGGCCGTTGACGGTGGCGCGTAA